In a genomic window of Glycine max cultivar Williams 82 chromosome 13, Glycine_max_v4.0, whole genome shotgun sequence:
- the LOC100806174 gene encoding uncharacterized protein, which produces MSSENHHHPHHYFYHQNLHIHHRSTFLPMLCSRPSIKDVSLPQWRDPPGSFSNDPLSPRIGCMGQVKRHNKIVGLLTTKSNTANNISISPSVKYSKLKKLFSGKNLGTNTINAATAPTASSCGSRPRGTVNSTNVPRNHKHRSSRNENVVPISIENMDPPLPVIKRVQKPEEERQVDNLWKRRSGGAALKSLQLQQIHHSRHHPQLTSV; this is translated from the coding sequence ATGAGCAGTGAAAATCATCACCATCCCCATCATTACTTTTACCATCAGAACCTGCATATCCATCACAGAAGCACATTCCTGCCAATGCTATGTTCAAGGCCATCAATCAAAGATGTGAGTCTTCCACAGTGGAGAGACCCACCAGGATCCTTCTCCAATGACCCTTTGTCCCCAAGAATTGGTTGCATGGGTCAGGTGAAGAGGCACAACAAAATAGTTGGACTACTCACCACCAAAAGTAACACCGCCAACAACATCTCCATTTCCCCTAGTGTTAAGTATTCCAAGCTCAAAAAACTCTTCTCGGGGAAAAACTTAGGCACAAACACCATCAATGCTGCTACTGCTCCTACTGCCTCCAGCTGTGGAAGTAGGCCGCGAGGGACGGTGAATAGCACAAATGTGCCAAGGAACCACAAGCACAGGAGTAGTAGAAATGAGAATGTTGTTCCCATAAGCATTGAAAATATGGATCCTCCTCTACCTGTGATCAAGAGAGTGCAGAAGCCAGAGGAAGAAAGACAAGTGGATAATCTTTGGAAAAGAAGATCAGGTGGGGCTGCATTGAAGAGTTTGCAGCTTCAACAGATTCACCATTCAAGACATCATCCTCAGCTTACAAGTGTTTGA